In the Alistipes provencensis genome, TATCCCAAAATGACTTTGAAGAAAGAAGCCTCGGAAGAAACCCTTGCCGAAGAATCGGAACCAGAACCTCTTTTAATTCATTGTCCGGCTTGCGGCACGGAGGTCTCCCGCTATGCCCCGGCGTGTCTTAAATGCGGGCATCCGATATGCCCAACCGAATCGACACACAATGAAAACATTATCAATGTTCAACAGGAGAAGAAAGAAGATCGAGGCGGTTGTTTATGGTCTTTATTGGGACTAATCGTGCTAATAGTGGCTTCTATCTTCTTCAATTTCATCGGCTATTTCATTGCGCTCATTATTCTAGCTCTTTGCCGGGTATTCAGCGCTGGAGAGGCCATTTTTCTATTTATCGTAGGCTTAATTCTCACATTATTACTACCCATTCTCGGAATCATATCTTTAGGAGCATTGTTTTTATCGTAAAGAAATTAACGAACCTTAAACAAACAATCATGAAAAAAATTATTTTACTCCTTATGGGGTTGGCAATGTGCCTCTTTGTAGAAGCGCAAGAAAAGGCAAAAACTACGAATGTGCAGGGGTATGCTCTGGCAATCGACAATGCATTCTACTCGTTCAAAGAGAGTACGAAAGCAATTACAGATCAAAACTCCCGGAGGGGATTCGATATGCAGTTCTTCTTCACCCAAAAAGCAGGTTATCCTATTATGGGAATAGCCAACATTGCTGGAACAGGTATGCTTTTCACTGTCCGAAATACGAAGACCGCAAAGGAATATTCAGCAAATAGCACCGTCGTATTAGAATGTATTGGATTGGACAACACAAGTCCGTTTAATATTATATTTGACTTCGGAGACAATGCCGAAGATTTCTGTTATCCATGGAGTTTCACGCTGAAAGCTCCTGATATGATGGTAACAGCAAGTTTCCGAGACAAAGACGGAATAAAACTGGTTTCAGAAGACACCGACTACAAAGAAGTATTTAAGGTATTGCAAGCCAAATACAAAGAACATTATAATATTAAATAATCTTGCATATTTCATCATAATTTTCCCTTCGTATATAATCCCGGTCGCGGATAAAGCGCATAGTTGTAAGTTGTTATCCACATCCTTTCCGAATCTTTATCCCGACCGTTCTTAGTTGTCCCGACCTGCCGCAACCCGGCAGGTCGCTTTGTTAAATCCCGACGGAAGATGCTGCGACGCGATTACAGCCCATGTAGTCGGAAACTCAATAAAATTCATTATCCGCCTGTTTCGAGCCAATGTATAGGGCTTAAATAAGCAAGCAGCAATGATGGTCTCCAGTACATAGCGGCTGAATCGGCCTGCGTACTCATAGCCGGAAGTATCACCCAAAAACAAAATCGCATGAAAAACAAAGAAGAAATCAGACGCTACCTCGATGCCCAATTCAGCCCATCGGAAGACGACATGGTGCAAATCGTCCAAAACGATTTCGACCGCATTTTGAATAACGCGGCATCTTGCGCCCTAATTACGGTCGAGAGTGCAATGCCCGTTTTGGCGGAGCAACTCCGCACCGAATTGGAAGCCCTGCACATCGAAGCCGACCTCGACGTGATTGTAAAAGTAAGCTATCATCCCGTTTCGGAAATAAGTTTCGACGACCTATGCAGCCTCTTAACCGTTATCCACGAATTTGCACCGCAGGTTAATATCGTCTGGGGCTGCGGCACGGATGCTAAACTGGCAGAAACCGACTTTTCGATTCTGTTGCTGATCGGGACATCGGCAGAGTAAATTTGCAAGAGGCTGTCTAACAAGTCCGATTTTAAGCATTTCACCCCTGTCAGACAACGCTCTGGCGGGGGTGATTTGCAATTTCGGGAATCTATTAGACAGCCCCATTTTATTTCGTCCCGACAGAAGATACTGCGATGCAATTACAACTCATATAGCCATAAAACCAATAAAATTCATTATCCGCCTGTTTAGAGCGACTATATAGGTCCAAATACAGCAACCACCCAGCAACCAAATACTTAACAACAAAGCCATCATCGAAGAGTAATCAATACCATATTTGCCCGTTCATGAAATCTATAATGGCCGAATAAACGTAAAATTAGATAATAGGAGCACTATTGCCAGAACTAAAAACACCAAATCTTTTATCTGAAAACCAAACAGGTCAGAATCAGAATGAAATAGCTTTAATCGACCAATTGTTGTGTCCATCAATAAGTATAAACATCCCACACCAAAGCCAAACGCAGCTATTACTGATACTATATTGATAATACCATTCATAAGCTATTTAGCAACATCCTTGTTTTCGCTAACCTGTTTCAATAGCAAGAGTATATCTTCGGGATCCTTAATTTGTAAACTATCTTTATAAGTGGTAAAAATATCTTCTTTTAATTCTCGTTCTTGGCGGTGGCTCAAATATTCATCAATAGTTTTAATTATACCCGGAAGACCATCCGTAGCCAATTTAGTCCCATCTGCGGCTTCATAGCCTCCACCACATAATAACAATATTAAGCCAAATACGACTGTGGTCTTTTTTACTTTAGATTTAATATCAATCTTACCGGGGCTATTAATATTAATGGTGACCTCCAAATCGTCAGAACTAATTCCCAGAACAAATTTTTCGGATATCTCATCCAATATTTCCATTAGACTAGCCCCCAATCCAAATAGATTTTTAGCCGCAATTGTATCTGATCCAACATTAATTACAAAATGAGCCTCATCTTCAAGTATAAATAAATCATTGACAGATCGTTCAATGATCTCTGCATAGTCATTAACCTTATTAACAGCGTGATGAGCCGTAAACATTCGATATAAGTAGGGGTCTAACTCCTTTCGTCGAACCTCTTTGATCCATCTTACAGGTCTCTTTAACAAAGAATTGTCTTTATCATTATTATAATCTGAATATGCCCATTGTTCACTTTCTATAATACCAAAACTTACATTATCAGAATTAAAAGATGGTATGATAATTACATCTCCAATTTTAATATCATATGCAAATCGTACGATTTGAGATGCAATGAGAGAAATCTTTCTTTTATCCAAGGGTTTCTCATCTAAAGCATGATACGTTTGTATCTTTTGTCTTATTTCTTTTATTACCAATGATTCATTGGTTTTATATACGTTTCTCTGGGCCTTCAAGAATTCTATAGATACTTCTTTATGTCCAAGTGAGATATAGTTATTATCAATAAATGTCTCATATAAACTCCCTGATTGCGTTCTAATCAACCAATAATTTTTGGTTGAAGAAACAGTTTGGATTGCTTGTATAAGCAAATCAAGGTCTGCAGCAAATGTCCCCATAATGCAATGATACTATTTATTATTTAAATACAAATATAGGTGATAAATTTTAGAAAGATATGATTCGGCAATAAAACTTTGAGTCTAAATCTATTGGATAGCGACCATTTATGTACCACTTGTGTACCACCGCCATTTTTTCGGCTATATACCACAAAAGAAAAATCCTTGACATTCGATTGAATATCAAGGATTTTCGATAAGTCGGGGTGACTGGATTCGAACCAGCGACCACACGCCCCCCAGACGTGTACTCTAACCGGACTGAGCTACGCCCCGATTCCGTCTGCAAAAGGCCGAAACCCTTCGCTTTGGGACTGCAAATATAGTCTTTTTTTCAAAAACAACCATATTTCTGCAAGATTTTTTTCTACTTTTGCGGAAATGAAACCATTCCTGCGTCTCATACAACTCCTCGCCGCGGCCTTCGCGGCCGGATGCAAAGGCCCTGCAAAGCACTCCCCGAGCGGCTTCGCGGCCGAAGTCTGCACCCCGGCCCATGTTTCGGGCTTCGACTATATTATTATATAGAACAACCGATGAAGCGCACCGCCCTCCTCTTCACCCTGCTCACGCTGCTCACCGCCGCACTCTTCATCGCCGACCTCGCCGTCGGTTCGGTCGCGGTGCCCCTCGGCGATGTCTGGGCGGCCCTCACGGGAGGCGCATGCGACCCCTCGGCGAGCGATATCATCCTGAAAATCCGCCTGCTAAAAGCCGTCACGGCACTCTTCGCCGGCGCAGCACTCGCCGCCAGCGGCCTCCAGATGCAGACCCTCTTCCGCAACCCGCTGGCAGGCCCCTATGTGCTGGGCGTCAGTTCGGGCGCAGGGCTCGGCGTGGCGCTGTTCCTGCTGGGCGCCCCCCTGCTGGGCATCGCCGGACACACGTTCGTCCAGTCGCTGGGCATCGCCGGAGCGGCGTGGCTGGGCGCGGCCGCCGTGCTGGGCATCGTCATGGCCGTCAGCCGCCGTATCAAAGATATTATGGTCATCCTGATCCTCGGCATGATGCTCGGCTCGGGCATCGGTTCGGTGGTCGAGATCCTGCAATACCTGTCGAGCGAATCGGCCCTCAAGTCGTTCGTCATCTGGACCATGGGGTCGCTCGGCGACGTCACCGCCAGCCAGTTGGCGCTGCTGCTCCCGGTCGTCACGGCGGGACTCGTCTTGGCCGTGGCCGTCATCAAACCGCTCAACCTGCTGCTGCTGGGCGAGAACTACGCCCGCACGATGGGGCTCAACGTCCAGCGCACACGCACGCTGATCTTCCTCTCCACAGTCCTGCTCGCCGGTACCGTCACCGCCTTCTGCGGGCCCGTGGGATTCATCGGACTGGCCGTGCCGCACCTCGCCCGCATGCTCTTCGCCTCGGCCGACCACCGCGTGCTCATGCCCGCCTCGATGCTCACCGGTGCTGCGCTGTTGCTCGTCTGCGACCTCATCGCCAAGCTCCTCGCCCTGCCCATCAACACCATCACGGCCCTGATGGGCATTCCGGTCGTCATCTACGTCGTCGTCCGCAACCGCAATATCTTCTGACCATGAGCATCCGCCTCGACCATATCGCCCTCTCCTATGGCAGCCGCACGCTGCTGGAAGACGTCTCAGCCTCGTTCGAACAGGGACGGCTGACGGCCCTGATCGGCCGCAACGGTACGGGTAAAAGCACCCTGCTGCGGGCCTTGGCCGGACTGGGCGCCACCGCTGCCGGAAACATCGAGCTTTGCGGCCGGCCGCTGACAGCACTCACTCCCCACGAGCGGGCCACCACCGTCGGTTTCGTCACCACTGACCGGGTCCGCATCGCCAACCTCGCCTGCGAGGATGTCGTGGCGCTGGGACGGGCCCCCTATACCAACTGGATCGGACGCATGCAGGAGGCCGACCGCGCCGTCGTCGAACGCTCGCTGCAACTGGTGGGCATGTCCGATTTCGCCCGTAAGACGATGGACCGCATGTCCGACGGCGAATGCCAGCGGGTGATGATCGCCCGTGTGCTGGCGCAGGACACCCCCGTCATCCTGCTGGACGAACCGACCGCCTTCCTCGACCTGCCCAACCGCTACACGCTGGCGACGCTGCTCCGGCGGCTGGCCCGCGAGGAGCGGAAATGCATCCTCTTCTCGACCCACGACCTCGACATCGCACTCTCGCTCTGTGACTCGGTGGCGCTGATCGACACTCCGTCGCTCCACCACCTCCCGGCCGACGCGATGGCCCGCAGCGGCCTGATCGAGCGGCTTTTCTCGGGCGAGAACGCCTGCTTCGACCCCGAAACACGGACAATCCGCCTGCGCTGACCCCCGGTGCAGAGCCGCCCGACGCGGCATCCGCAGGCTCCGGGACAAAAAATCCGCAATTTTTCAGCATATTTTTTGTACAAGTCACTTTTTTGCTTACCTTTGCACCGCTAAAGTAACCGCCATAACGGGCGGTGCGATAGCGGTAAGGCCCATTCGTCTATCGGTTAGGACGCAAGATTTTCATTCTTGAAAGAGGAGTTCGACTCTCCTATGGGCTACGAAAAACGGCATCCGGGGTGTAAAAACCGGGATGACGGACGGTAAATTACTTTTCAGGAGCGGGCTTCGGGCCTATCCGAACGCGGCCACGGCTCGCGGACAAGCAAGAACTTAAAAAAGTAAAAAATAAAATTTAACGGATTATGGCAAACCATAAGTCATCGAAAAAGCGTATTCGCCAAACCGCCATGAAGCGTGCCCACAACCGGCTGTTCCACAAGACGGCCCGCAATGCCGTGAAGGCCCTGCGCGCAACCACCGAGAAGAGCGCCGCCGAGGCCCTGCTTCCGAAGGTAACCGCCATGCTGGACAAGCTGGCCAAGCACAACATCGTGCACAAGAACAAGGCAGGCAATCTGAAGAGCGCCATGCAACTGCATGTGAACGCGCTTTAATCTGCCGCGGCGCAAAGACAAACGAGGCCGGAACAAATGTTCCGGCCTTCGTTTTGCCATCCCCGCCCGGCGGGGTTATCGTTCCAACTCCTCCAACAGTCGTTTAACAGCCGTCTCCGGCCCCGGGGTCTCGCCCTGCAGGGTAACGAACCGGCTGCGGACAATGCCGCGGGCGGCATTGTCCGCAGCGGCGCGGAAAGTCGCGCAGTTGCCTATCCCGAATCCAATCATCCGCGGATTGCGCAGCCCGAGGGCGCCAGTATGGTTAAACTACTCACCGCTCGAGGTAACTGCGGCAGCGCGAGTGCTACGGCCGCCGCAGCCGTTCCCGAACAAGGTCTTTCCCGGAGTGACGCGCCGGTTATTTCAGTCCGCCGATCACGTCGGCGATGCGGCCGAATACCTCCTCCATCGTTCCGGTGCCGTTCACCGAGGCATACTTGCCCTGCCCAGCGTAGTACTCCGACACGACGGCCGTCTGCATGCGGTAGACGTCCAGCCGGCCGCGGATCACCTCCTCCGAAGCGTCGTCGGCGCGGCCCGAGTCCTTGCCGCGCAGCAGGATGCGGCGCACCAGCTCCTCCTCCGGAACGTGAATGTCCACCATGATGTCCACCTGCAAGCCGTGTTTGGCGAGGATTTTGTCGAACTCCTCGGCCTGCACCGTCGTGCGGGGGAACCCGTCGAAGATGCAGCCGCGGGCGTTCATGTGCTCGGTGACATAATGCTCGATCATGCCGATGACGATCTCGTCGGGAGCCAGTTTACCTTCGCGGATGTACTCCTCCATGCTGCGTCCCAGCTCCGTGCCGCGGCGGATCTCGTCGCGGATCACCTCGCCGGTCGAAACATGGTCGATGCCGTAGTGCTCTTTCAGACGCTGGGCCTGCGTGCCCTTGCCGCACCCCGGAGCGCCGAATAAGACGATATTTATCATAACTAACCCTTTTTATGATGATTGAACCGGGCAAAAATACATTATTTTTTGGGGAAATAACAGGATTTCCCTAAATTTGTAAAAAATTTCAGTAACTATGGACCAGAAAAAGCGCACCGAGATCGCTTCGCTCGGACAATTCGGCCTCATCGACCTGCTGACCAAGGATTTCTCCGCCAAAAACGCCTCCACGATGAAGGGGGTCGGGGACGATGCCGCCGTGATCGCCCCGGCGCGCGGCGAAGCGGTGCTCTGCACGACCGACTCGTTTTACGAGGGTGTCGATTTCGACCTCACCTATTTCCCGCTCAAACATTTGGGTTACAAGGTCGTGACGGCCGGCATCAGCGACATTCTGGCCATGAACGCCCTCCCGGCGCAGATCACCGTTTCGCTCGGCGTCTCGTCGAAACTGCCCGTCGAGGCGTTGCAGGACCTCTACGAAGGGATCGCCTTCGCCTGCAACGAACAGGGCGTCGACCTCGTGGGCGGCGACACGCGGGCCTCGATGACCGGGCTGGTCATCACCGTCACCACGCTGGGCCATGCCAAAAAAGACAAGGTCGTCTACCGCAGCGGCGCCGGGCAGAACGACCTGATCTGCATCACCGGCAACCTCGGAGCCGCCTACATGGGCCTGCAACTGCTCGAACGCGAAAAGCGGGTGCTCGCCGACGTCCAGCACCCCGAACCGCAGTTCAAGGGGTACGAATACCTGCTCGAAAAGTACCTGAAGCCGCGCCCCCGCACCGACATCGTCGAGGCGCTGGCGGCGGAGAAACTCGTCCCGACGGCGATGATCGACCTCTCGGACGGACTTTCGAGCGACCTGATGCAGATTTGCCGCTCGTCGCATTGCGGGGCCCGCATCTACCTCGAGCGCATCCCGATCGCCAAGCAGACCACGTCGCTGGCCGAGGAGATGCACACCGACCCGGTCGTTGCGGCGCTGAACGGCGGCGAGGACTACGAACTGCTCTTCACGGTTCCCCTGTCGATGCAGGAACAGATCATGAAGTCGGGGCTGGTGGACGTCATCGGCCACATCACCCCCGAATCCACGGGCTGCTACCTCGTGACGCCCGACGGCGCCGAGATAAAACTCAAGGCGCAGGGGTTCCCCGACCCCGCCTGAGAAGCGGTTTTCATGCGTCCGACCGTTATCCCATAGCGGATGGCCCGTTGCGACACACCGACCGACATACGAAAACACCGCCCCAAAGGAGCGGTGTTTTTACATTTAATCCGAACCGGACTATTCGTCCTTACTCCATTTGGAACCGCCTTCGTTTTTCCAACGGCGGCCGTAATCGTCGCGGCCATACCCGCCGCCTTCGTTGCGTATGACAACCTGCGAGCCGTTTTCGTCATAACCGTACTGCTCGGGACCGGAACCGTCTGCCGACCGTTTTTTCGAGCGCCCTCCAGAACTCGACAAGGCATGGCTGATGAACATCAGCGCCAGCCAGAGAATGACCAGACATATCACCACGACCGAAGCGACCGCCCCGAACACAAACGCCAGAATCAGCACCGGCAACAACAGCAACGACCGCCCCAAAGCCGTCTTCCAGTCCTCGGCGGCAACGATCGACTCGGCCACGTCATATCCCCAGACCCACACGATGAGGGCCGCCATGGCTACATTGTTCATCGCCATATCCCATCCGAACCATTCGTAAAACAAACGCCCGCCGCCCGAAACGGCTCCGGCCAGCATGACGGCAAGAATCGACAGCGTGGCGAAATAAGGATTGGCATTTATCTTGTCGCCCCAGATTTTTCGTTCGAGCGCCCCGAAAAAGGTCATTTTATTTTTCATCATCTCATTTTTTAAGGATTGAACATCACAACGTGCGCAGCCACGGCGCAGCAAAGCGGTACACGGCCCACAGGGCGGCCAACGTCACCCCCGAAGCGACGACGATTCCTGCCATGTATTTATTCAGCGGCGAATAAACTCCCTGCGGAGCATCCTCTCCCGCACCCGAAAAGGCAGCACAGCGGGCAAACCGGATATACGCGCCGATCAGAAGCACATCCCATACGACCCGAAACACCATTCCGGGAAGCGAGCCGAAAGGATGCTCCCCCGGCCCTATGCCGATAACGACAACACCGAATAACACCCCGACCAGCGTAATCATTGCATCTACGAGCAGCAGCCCGATCCACGAAGCCGTGCCGGATTCGATCGCATTACTGCGGAGAATCACCGAAAAGGCGAAAAGCCATATGATCGAACAAGCAAGGGAAGTCAATCCACGATATGCATACATCTGTCCGATTTGCACCCCCGTTATATCTCCGGTCGCAGCGGACAGAGACAACGCACACCCGGCATAACACAGCACGATACATGCATATCCGACCGACAACAACACTGTTGCCGTTTTCGTAGCCCTATTCGCAGCACCCGGAATCAGCATGGCGAAACCGGCCATCGGGAACAGGAACGTAACAGCCGACATCACAAATTCGGTAACGGGAGAAGCCGGCAGTACCTCTTGCAGCAGATAAATGTGCAGTCCCAGCACCGACAGCACATTCCAGATCATCCACACGGCGAACAGCACGGCCGCGACAGTTTGCCGGGTCCCCGCTTTGCGCGGAACGGAGTCCCCTGATAAAGATAAAGATTGGTCCATAAAAATTTAGGTTGCGCCGCCCGCACCCCGGCGACAAAATAAAAAAGAAAGCGTGGTGCCGAAAACTTATTTCATCAGGATAGGTCGTAGGATACCATTGAATTTAAAATAAGCATCAACTCCCACGCCTATATCCGCAAAATACGGATACGACGCGGTAAGATGCATGCCTATTCCCAATTCGAGTGAATTTCCTACGTTCATCCTGAGGGAATAAACTTACACTTTCCGTGTTTGTCAATATGTTGCACAAAGATAGGAAAATGAATCGACATTCCCAAAACAGCCAATTTTTTCGACGCAAATTTTTCATTTCCAAAATATCTTCCTATCTTTGCGGTCCCGAAAAGGGAATAATTAACCAATTAAACGATTATGAACAATTACGAAACCGTTTTCATTGTCACGCCGGTTCTGTCCGATGCACAGGTGCAGGAGGTCGCTGACAAATTCCAGGGTGTCATCACCGAAAACGGCGGTCAGATCGTGAACAAGGAGTCGTGGGGCCTTCGCAAGCTCGCCTATCCTATTCAGAAAAAGACCACCGGTTTCTACTTCCTGGTAGAGTTCACGGGCGAAGGCTCGCTCATCAACACGCTCGAGACGCAGTACCGCCGCGACGAGCGCGTGATCCGTTTCTTAACTTTCAAGCAGGACAAATACGCCGTAGAGTACTCGGAGAAGCGTCGTGCTAAACTTTCTAACAAGCAGGAGGAGTAAACCATGGCACAGGAAAACAAGACACAGTCGGAGATCCGTTACCTGAATCCGGTATCGGTAGACGTCAAGAAGAAGAAATACTGCCGTTTCAAGAAACTCGGCATCAAGTATGTGGACTATAAGGACGGAGAGTTCCTCAAAAAGTTCCTCAACGAGCAGGGCAAGATCCTTCCCCGCCGCCTGACGGGTACTTCGCAGAAGTTCCAGAAGAAGGTCGCACAGGCCGTGAAGCGTGCGCGCCACCTCGCCATCCTGCCCTTCGTAACCGATTGCATGAAATAATTAAAAGGAGGACAAGACATGGAAGTTATTCTGATCAAAGATATGGAGAATCTGGGCTACGCCAACGACATCGTTACCGTCAAGCCCGGTTATGCGAACAACTACCTGATTCCTCAGGGCTACGCCAAAGCCGCCACGGCTTCCGCGAAGAAAGTTCTCGCCGAGAACCTCCGCCAGCGCGCCCACAAGGACGCCAAGATCCTTGCCGACGCACAGGCACTGGCCGAGACGATCTCGAACCTGCCGCTGTCGCTGGCTGTGAAGGCCGAGGAGGGCAAACTCTTCGGTACGGTTACCGCAACGGATCTGGCCGAGGCACTCGCCGCCAAGGGCATCACCGTAGACCGCAAGCAGATCAGCGTCGACGCCATCAAGACCGTCGGCGAGTTCGAGGCTACCGCCCGTCTGCACAAGGAGGTCAAAGCTACGATCAAGTTCACGGTCACCGCTGCCGAGTAACGCGAATCGATCTCATACGAAAAGAGCTTTCCGGTTTCGGAAAGCTCTTTTTTTGATTGCGCCGCGGAGGGGGGGGGGCAGCAGGAATTATGCCCCGAGGTGCAAACTGCTGCCGCAGCCTTTAAGACGGGCTTTTTAAGCCCGCGGGATGCTTCGGCTTCACGGCATAGGAGCGGAGCACCAGCCCCACGCCCGCAAAGATCACCAGCGCGAAGATCACCGTGTCCGCATGGAGTTTGTCGAGCCCCATCCCGATCGAAATGGCGATCGCCAGCACCGGCTGCAAATAGGTGTAGATGCTCGACACGGTCGCCGGAACGGTCTTGAGGGCATAGTTGAGCATCAGATTGGGCAGGTAGGTGGGTACGACCAGCACGAACAGCGCCGGAAAGAGGGCATGGCGGGCGATGGCCGCGAAATCGGTGTGGACGATGGGCCCGATGCCGACAGGCAGCGCCATGACGGCCGCGGCACAGTAAGCCCAGCGCAGCACGGTCGTAATGCGGTATTTGGCGATCAGACGCTTGAACCACACCATATATAACGAAGTGACGCAGGCGCAGAGGAAGATCATCACGTTGCCCCACAAGTGCGAGTGCGCATGGGCCGACGTGGCTCCCGCCAGCACCACCGCCACGGCTCCCGCCATTCCGAGCACCAAGCCCGCGACCTTGAGTTTCGTGAAGCGGTCCATCCCCAGCGCCACCGAGAGCACCAAGACCAGCAGCGGCACGATGGTGTCGATGATCGAACCGTCGATCGGCGAGGTCATCGACAGCCCGTACATGATGAATACCTTGCGCAGCACGCCGATCAGCAACCCGGCCCCGATCAGCTTGCGGCCGTCGGCCCAGTCGACCTTCTCGGCCTTCTGCCACAGCAGCGGCACGAGTGACAGCAGAGCCGTCGCCACGAGCGATGCCGAAACCAGCGCCATCGGGTGGATGTAACGCGGCAGTACATAGTTGTAAAACGGGTAGTCCATGGCCCAGACGATGTTGCACAGCAACAGGGCCAGATGGGGTTTCAGTCTGTTCATCCGTCCGATATTTTATCCGGAGAAAACAAAAACAGTGCCCGAAAAAAAGGACCTTCCCCTGCGGAAAAGCCCTGTACGAAAACAGCCGGACGATTTTACCGTCTCTGCGGCACCTCGAACGACCCCGGCGAAGCATCGGGAATCACCGCGCCCCGGTAGTATACCTTCCACGCATCCTTCGCGTAGCCTTTGCCCAGATTCTCGAACGACGGAGCCGCAGCACCCTTCACCTCACGGCCCTCGAAGACCACTTTCCAAGGGTCTTTGCCGTACCCGCCGCCCAGACTGGCGAACGACGAAGCCGACACCCCCTCGACTTTGCGGCCCCGGTACCAGACCGACCACGGGTCCTTGCCGTACCCTCCGCCGATATCCTCCACCTGCGAGAGGCTGTCCTGCCGCTTCCCGCGCAGGTAGGTGTGCCAATTATCCTTGCCGTACCCTTGGCCGAGGTTCTCGAACGACGAGACCGCGGCACCCTCCACCTTCCGGCCGCAATAGAAGACCGTCCAGTTGTCCTTGGCATAGCCGCCGCCGAGAACGGCGAACGACGAGACTGCGGCGCCCTTCACTTCACGGCCGGCATAGAACACTTTCCAATTATCCTTGCCGTAACCTCTGCCGAGGTCGGTAAATGACGAAGGCACGGCCCCTTCGACCCTGCGACCTCCGTACCAGACCGCCCGATCGTCCTTCACATACCCGCGGTGACGCCGTCCGGATTCCCGCTGCACCTCGCAGACCTGCTCCGCCCGGGTGAAACTCCGCGCCGCGCCCGGAAAGGCGACAAGGGCGGCCAATATCAGCAAGATCGACTTCTTCATAGCTTCGGCTTTTACATGAACAACTCCCAAATATACCGACTTATTGCCTGACGGCCAAAAAAACACCCGCACGAATTTCGCGCGGGTGTCCGTTTATCGGGATACGGGAGGTTGCACCCTCCCCGTCCCCGGATGCGGGGATTACTCCTCGTCCTCTTTCTTGGCAGCGGCTTTCTTGGCCGACTTGGCCTCGGCAGCCTCCATGGCGCTCTTCAGAGCGGCCAGGCCGGCGATGTCGCCCAGCGTCGTCTTCTCGACCGAAGCGTTGATCTTCTTCACGGTCGACTTCGTAGCGTCGGCGGCAGCACGCTTCTCGGCCTTCTCGGCAGCAAAAGCCTCCTTACGAGCTTCGTCGTAGGTGCGCAGATGCGAGAGGGTGATACGCTTGGTGGCCTTCGAGAACTCGATCACCTTGAAATCGAGCTTGTCGCCCACCTTCGGGGTCGAGCCGTCCTCTTTCACCAACTGGCGTGCGGGGCAGAAGCCCTCGATGTTCTCGCCCAGAGCAACTACGGCGCCCTTGTCGGTCAGCTCGGTGATCGTACCCTCGTGAACGCTGTCCACTCCATACTGATTCTCGAACTCGTTCCAAGGGTTCTCCTCGAGCTGCTTGTGGCCCAGCGACAGACGACGGTTCTCCTTGTCGATCTCCAGCACCACGACCTCGATGTCAGCGCCTACCGACGTGAACTCACCGGGGTGCTTCACCTTCTTGGTCCAACTGAGGTCCGAAATGTGG is a window encoding:
- a CDS encoding DKNYY domain-containing protein codes for the protein MKKSILLILAALVAFPGAARSFTRAEQVCEVQRESGRRHRGYVKDDRAVWYGGRRVEGAVPSSFTDLGRGYGKDNWKVFYAGREVKGAAVSSFAVLGGGYAKDNWTVFYCGRKVEGAAVSSFENLGQGYGKDNWHTYLRGKRQDSLSQVEDIGGGYGKDPWSVWYRGRKVEGVSASSFASLGGGYGKDPWKVVFEGREVKGAAAPSFENLGKGYAKDAWKVYYRGAVIPDASPGSFEVPQRR